Proteins from one Deinococcus sp. AB2017081 genomic window:
- a CDS encoding helix-turn-helix transcriptional regulator, with translation MNRTDRLLAVVLELQGREWTTAAALARQFGISERTVYRDVLALNEAGVPVLSVPGRGYSLMPGYFLPPLHLSVPEAVMLSLGAEAVSAAFDAEYRAAAQSAQKKLTAALPDGRRGEVEDLRGRLRVVPPDEGADAELLRVLRGAVLGGRVVGFTYHKPGGDPGGRQVFPLSLVYLHGAWLLGAYDPARSDRRTFRLSRIEHLTVEATTFDRDPAWRTGPEPDREGRNVTVRLQFPAGSERALRERPSFFQHAVTPARGGLEVTLRVRDGRDVLAWVLSWGADVRVLEPDGLRELVQAEARGMLAGS, from the coding sequence ATGAACCGCACGGATCGCCTGCTGGCCGTGGTGCTGGAACTCCAGGGCCGCGAGTGGACGACCGCTGCCGCCCTGGCCCGGCAGTTCGGCATCAGCGAGCGCACCGTGTACCGGGACGTGCTGGCCCTGAACGAGGCCGGCGTGCCGGTGCTCAGCGTGCCGGGACGCGGCTACTCGCTGATGCCGGGATATTTCCTGCCGCCGCTGCACCTGAGCGTGCCCGAGGCGGTGATGCTCTCGCTGGGGGCAGAGGCCGTGAGTGCCGCCTTCGACGCCGAATACCGCGCGGCGGCGCAGTCGGCGCAGAAGAAACTGACGGCGGCCCTGCCGGACGGTCGGCGCGGAGAGGTCGAGGATCTGCGTGGCCGCCTGCGCGTGGTACCGCCCGACGAGGGCGCAGACGCCGAACTCCTGCGCGTGCTGCGCGGCGCGGTGCTGGGCGGGCGTGTGGTGGGCTTCACGTACCACAAACCCGGCGGCGATCCCGGAGGGAGGCAGGTCTTCCCGCTGTCTCTGGTCTACCTGCACGGCGCGTGGCTGCTGGGGGCCTACGATCCCGCGCGCAGCGACCGGCGCACCTTCCGCCTGAGCCGCATCGAGCACCTGACGGTCGAGGCCACGACCTTCGACCGCGACCCTGCGTGGCGCACCGGCCCGGAACCTGACCGGGAGGGGCGGAACGTGACCGTGCGCCTGCAGTTTCCCGCCGGATCGGAGCGGGCCCTGCGCGAGCGGCCGAGTTTCTTTCAGCACGCCGTGACGCCCGCGCGAGGCGGGCTGGAGGTCACCCTGCGCGTGCGGGACGGGCGGGACGTGCTGGCGTGGGTGCTGTCCTGGGGCGCGGACGTGCGCGT